The following coding sequences lie in one Populus trichocarpa isolate Nisqually-1 chromosome 14, P.trichocarpa_v4.1, whole genome shotgun sequence genomic window:
- the LOC18105076 gene encoding RGG repeats nuclear RNA binding protein A, producing MAMINPFDLLVDDAEDPSLIAALKPVVSPPAAAAAKKGPAQTQPKPAPAAKLPSKPLPPSQAVREAKTEGGRGGGRGGGGGRGYGRGRGGYNRDFNNNESSFGNSGAPTVQGAAEDGDTAKTFESRGYGGPRGGGFRGGRRGGFGNEEVGEGERPRRTNERWSGTGRGNEMKREGSGRGNWGTPTDELALVTEEAANEGEKNLGDDKPVEEAAADRKKENPANEPEEKEPEDKVMTLEEYEKVLEEKRKALQALKTEERKVDTKEFQSMQQLSNKKENNDVFIKLGSDKDKRKEAYEKDEKAKKSVSINEFLKPAEGERYYGSGSRGRGRGRGARGFGNRDGMSSGFGNRDGMSSVPAPSIEDPGQFPTLGGK from the exons ATGGCGATGATCAATCCTTTTGATTTATTGGTTGATGACGCCGAGGATCCATCTCTCATCGCTGCTCTAAAGCCGGTGGTTTCTCCTCCCGCCGCAGCGGCTGCTAAGAAAGGTCCAGCTCAGACTCAACCTAAACCCGCTCCTGCTGCTAAGCTCCCTTCCAAGCCTCTTCCTCCTTCACAGGCTG TGAGGGAAGCGAAGACTGAAGGTGGGAGAGGAGGAGGCcgaggtggtggtggaggaagAGGATATGGGCGTGGTCGTGGGGGATATAATAGGGATTTCAACAACAATGAGAGTTCATTCGGTAACTCTGGAGCACCAACTGTTCAAGGTGCTGCTGAAGATGGAGATACTGCAAAGACCTTTGAATCACGTGGATATGGTGGACCTCGTGGTGGTGGTTTCCGTGGTGGCCGTCGTGGGGGTTTTGGTAATGAAGAAGTTGGTGAAGGAGAGCGTCCTCGTCGAACTAATGAACGTTGGAGTGGGACTGGACGTGG AAATGAGATGAAGCGTGAAGGCTCTGGTCGTGGGAACTGGGGAACTCCGACTGATGAGCTTGCCCT ggtAACTGAGGAAGCTGCCAATGAGGGTGAGAAGAATTTGGGTGATGACAAGCCTGTGGAGGAAGCAGCAGCAGATAGGAAAAAGGAGAACCCTGCTAATGAACCTGAAGAGAAAGAACCAGAGGATAAG GTGATGACTCTTGAAGAGTATGAGAAGGTGCTGGAAGAGAAGAGGAAGGCCCTGCAGGCACTTAAGACAGAAGAAAGAAAGGTCGACACTAAAGAGTTTCAATCCATGCAGCAGCTTTCAAACAAGAAGGAAAACAACGATGTCTTTATTAAATTG GGTTCTGACAAGGATAAGCGGAAAGAGGCGTATGAGAAAGATGAGAAAGCTAAGAAG TCTGTCAGCATTAACGAGTTCTTGAAGCCTGCTGAAGGGGAGAGGTACTATGGCTCAGGCAGTCGGGGTCGTGGCCGTGGCCGTGGAGCAAGAGGTTTTGGCAATAGAGATGGAATGAGCAGCGGTTTTGGCAATAGAGACGGAATGAGCAGCGTGCCAGCCCCTTCCATTGAAGATCCCGGACAATTCCCAACCCTGGGTGGCAAATGA
- the LOC18105077 gene encoding ras-related protein RABD2a, translated as MNPEYDYLFKLLLIGDSGVGKSCLLLRFADDSYIESYISTIGVDFKIRTVEQDGKTIKLQIWDTAGQERFRTITSSYYRGAHGIIVVYDVTDQESFNNVKQWLNEIDRYASDNVNKLLVGNKSDLTSNKVVSYEQAKAFADEIGIPFMETSAKDATNVEQAFMAMSAAIKDRMASQPAMNNAKPSTVQFKGQPVEQKGGCCSS; from the exons ATGAATCCTGAGTA TGATTACTTGTTCAAGCTCCTTCTCATTGGCGATTCTGGTGTTGGCAAATCTTGTCTCCTTCTGAGATTTGCT GATGATTCATATATTGAGAGTTATATAAGCACCATTGGGGTTGACTTT AAAATACGTACTGTGGAGCAAGATGGGAAGACCATAAAACTCCAAATT TGGGATACTGCTGGGCAAGAACGATTTAGAACGATTACCAGCAGCTACTACCGTGGGGCACATGGTATCATA GTTGTTTATGATGTGACAGACCAAGAGAGCTTCAACAATGTCAAGCAGTGGCTCAATGAAATTGATCGATATGCTAGTGATAATGTGAACAAACTTCTGGTTGGAAACAAGTCTGATCTCACTTCAAATAAAGTTGTGTCATATGAGCAGGCAAAG GCTTTTGCTGATGAGATTGGTATACCTTTCATGGAAACTAGTGCAAAAGATGCCACTAATGTGGAACAAGCTTTCATGGCCATGTCTGCTGCAATCAAGGATAG AATGGCGAGCCAACCAGCCATGAACAATGCAAAACCTTCAACAGTGCAGTTCAAAGGACAGCCTGTTGAACAGAAGGGCGGCTGCTGCTCATCTTGA
- the LOC18105079 gene encoding uclacyanin-3 yields the protein MANIASALLILVLAAPAAYAATTYTVGDSSGWSTTFGDYTTWVSGKTFTVGDSLLFKYSSTHTVAEVSKGDYDSCSTSNLGKTYTDGSSTVPLSTAGPMYFICPTSGHCSGGMKLAITVVAASGTPSTPTTPPVDDGSTTPPTTSGSPPTTPSTTVTPPPPSKSNNGATSILYNMMLGVFLVFGTTVALMGQ from the exons ATGGCCAATATTGCATCTGCTCTCCTAATTCTTGTGCTTGCCGCTCCAGCAGCTTATGCTGCTACAACGTACACTGTTGGTGACTCGTCCGGCTGGAGTACCACGTTCGGAGATTACACCACTTGGGTTAGTGGTAAAACATTCACTGTTGGTGACTCTCTTC TGTTCAAGTATAGCTCCACACACACTGTGGCTGAAGTATCGAAAGGCGACTACGATAGTTGCAGCACGAGTAATCTCGGGAAAACCTATACTGATGGAAGCTCAACAGTACCCTTGTCCACGGCTGGTCCAATGTACTTCATTTGTCCCACATCTGGTCACTGTTCCGGCGGCATGAAGCTAGCAATCACCGTTGTCGCAGCCAGTGGCACCCCAAGTACCCCCACCACACCTCCAGTCGACGATGGTTCAACCACTCCACCAACTACATCTGGCTCGCCACCTACAACCCCATCAACCACCGtcacaccaccaccaccatcgaAGAGTAATAATGGAGCCACCAGCATTTTATATAACATGATGCTTGGTGTCTTTCTTGTATTCGGAACAACTGTTGCATTGATGGGCCAGTGA
- the LOC18105080 gene encoding protein mago nashi homolog, with amino-acid sequence MAAMEEDNGEFYLRYYVGHRGKFGHEFLEFEFRPDGKLRYANNSNYKNDTMIRKEVFLTPAVLKECRRIISESEIMKEDDNNWPEPDRVGRQELEIVMGNEHISFTTSKIGSLVDVHSSQDPEGLRIFYYLVQDLKCFVFSLISLHFKIKPI; translated from the exons ATGGCAGCGATGGAGGAAGATAACGGAGAGTTCTATCTTCGTTACTACGTTGGTCACAGAGGTAAATTCGGTCACGAATTCTTGGAATTCGAGTTCCGGCCTGATGGAAAACTCCGATACGCAAACAACTCTAATTACAAAAACGACACCATGATTCGTAAAGAAGTCTTTCTTACCCCCGCCGTTCTCAAAGAGTGCCGCCGCATCATCTCCGAGAGCGAG ATTATGAAGGAAGATGACAACAACTGGCCAGAGCCGGACCGGGTTGGGAGGCAAGAGCTGGAGATTGTGATGGGGAATGAGCATATTTCATTTACTACGTCTAAGATTGGATCACTTGTTGATGTTCACAGTAGCCAGGATCCTGAAGGGCTTCGCATCTTCTATTATCTTGTTCAG GACTTGAAGTGCtttgttttctctctcatctcccTCCACTTCAAAATCAAGCCCATATAA